From the Solanum pennellii chromosome 4, SPENNV200 genome, one window contains:
- the LOC107015888 gene encoding uncharacterized protein At5g64816, translating into MVEVWWSLLGAAIPAIVAGQAYRIKRNHAEEQRIKSARGREKSTDDIFVCERVCTSKRMLKKVGAFSKDPIPDTCITVCGVSELDACSDACARTVCVNQHQVPNWNDVCLRRCQSECLKLSSNLP; encoded by the coding sequence ATGGTTGAGGTATGGTGGTCCTTGTTAGGGGCTGCTATTCCTGCTATTGTAGCTGGTCAAGCTTACAGAATTAAGAGAAATCATGCTGAGGAGCAGAGAATCAAGAGTGCACGGGGCAGGGAGAAGAGCACTGATGATATTTTCGTGTGCGAGAGAGTCTGTACGTCAAAGAGAATGTTGAAGAAGGTTGGTGCATTTTCCAAGGATCCAATTCCCGATACTTGTATTACTGTTTGTGGCGTATCCGAACTTGATGCTTGCTCTGATGCCTGCGCTCGTACTGTCTGTGTCAACCAGCATCAAGTGCCAAACTGGAATGATGTCTGCCTCCGGAGATGTCAAAGTGAATGCCTCAAACTTTCTTCTAATCTCCCTTGA
- the LOC107015887 gene encoding uncharacterized protein LOC107015887 isoform X2, which yields MEFFRKLSILVIFCLITISSEIIHTNGNQQNVEEDKKEQSPTQILEEAYSMLLTSTLRSLDVAKSYINQLQLKYFPPNVESNDDVSANGGAGGRIMEATQKSFEKSKETVKGSAKSAAEAVEQKVHDTADKVKDTISAGRKTDEKTEDTVPSGHDEL from the exons atggaattttttagaaaattaagtatacttgttattttttgtCTCATTACAATTTCCTCTGAAATAATTCACACAAATGGTAATCAACAAAATGTTGAAGAGGATAaaaaagaacaatctcctaCACAAATTCTAGAAGAGGCTTATTCTATGCTTCTTACATCTACATTACGTTCTTTGGATGTGGCTAAGTCATATATTAATCAACTTCAACTTAAGTATTTTCCTCCAAATGTAGA AAGCAATGATGATGTCAGTGCTAATGGAGGTGCTGGAGGGAGGATAATGGAGGCTACTCAGAAGAGCTTTGAGAAGAGCAAAGAGACTGTAAAAGGATCCGCTAAATCGGCTGCCGAGGCGGTGGAGCAGAAAGTGCATGACACAGCTGACAAAGTGAAGGATACAATATCTGCAGGGCGCAAAACAGATGAGAAAACTGAAGACACTGTGCCTTCTGGACATGATGAACTCTGA
- the LOC107015887 gene encoding uncharacterized protein LOC107015887 isoform X1, whose product MEFFRKLSILVIFCLITISSEIIHTNGNQQNVEEDKKEQSPTQILEEAYSMLLTSTLRSLDVAKSYINQLQLKYFPPNVDFRSNDDVSANGGAGGRIMEATQKSFEKSKETVKGSAKSAAEAVEQKVHDTADKVKDTISAGRKTDEKTEDTVPSGHDEL is encoded by the exons atggaattttttagaaaattaagtatacttgttattttttgtCTCATTACAATTTCCTCTGAAATAATTCACACAAATGGTAATCAACAAAATGTTGAAGAGGATAaaaaagaacaatctcctaCACAAATTCTAGAAGAGGCTTATTCTATGCTTCTTACATCTACATTACGTTCTTTGGATGTGGCTAAGTCATATATTAATCAACTTCAACTTAAGTATTTTCCTCCAAATGTAGA TTTCAGAAGCAATGATGATGTCAGTGCTAATGGAGGTGCTGGAGGGAGGATAATGGAGGCTACTCAGAAGAGCTTTGAGAAGAGCAAAGAGACTGTAAAAGGATCCGCTAAATCGGCTGCCGAGGCGGTGGAGCAGAAAGTGCATGACACAGCTGACAAAGTGAAGGATACAATATCTGCAGGGCGCAAAACAGATGAGAAAACTGAAGACACTGTGCCTTCTGGACATGATGAACTCTGA